In Capsicum annuum cultivar UCD-10X-F1 chromosome 11, UCD10Xv1.1, whole genome shotgun sequence, one genomic interval encodes:
- the LOC107848183 gene encoding probable pectate lyase 5, with protein sequence MGMSLSFLLLTLLAPICTFSSPVPDPEVIVHEVNQKINASRRNLGYLSCGTGNPIDDCWRCDPNWEKKRQRLADCAIGFGKQAIGGRDGKIYIVTDTSDDPVNPKPGTLRYGAIQDEPLWIIFDRDMFIKLKEELMLNSFKTIDGRGASVHIAGGPCITIQYVTNIIIHGLNIHDCQQGGNAYVRDSPEHYGWRTLSDGDGVSIFGGSHVWVDHCSLSNCRDGLIDAIRGSTAITISNNYLTHHNKVMLLGHSDTFTRDKNMQVTIAFNHFGEGLVQRMPRCRHGYFHVVNNDYTHWEMYAIGGSASPTINSQGNRFLAPNDVFNKEVTKHEDAPENEWKNWNWRSEGDLMLNGAFFTRSGAGASSSYAKSSSLSARPSSLVNSITMNAGALGCKKGKRC encoded by the exons ATGGGAATgtcactttcttttcttctccTAACTTTATTAGCTCCTATCTGCACATTTTCCTCCCCTGTTCCTGACCCTGAAGTTATAGTCCACGAAGTTAATCA GAAAATCAATGCGTCAAGAAGGAACTTAGGCTATTTATCATGTGGAACTGGCAATCCCATTGATGATTGTTGGAGATGTGACCCCAATTGGGAAAAGAAAAGGCAAAGATTAGCTGATTGTGCCATTGGTTTTGGCAAACAAGCCATTGGTGGAAGAGATGGCAAAATCTACATAGTTACTGACACTAGTGATGATCCAGTGAACCCAAAGCCAGGAACTTTAAGATATGGTGCAATTCAAGATGAACCCCTTTGGATCATATTTGATAGAGACATGTTCATTAAGTTAAAAGAAGAGTTAATGTTGAATTCATTCAAAACTATTGATGGTAGAGGGGCTAGTGTACATATTGCCGGTGGCCCATGTATTACTATACAATAtgttacaaatattattatacaTGGATTGAATATTCATGATTGTCAGCAAGGTGGGAATGCTTATGTTAGAGACTCACCAGAACATTATGGTTGGAGGACATTATCAGATGGAGATGGGGTTTCTATATTTGGTGGAAGCCATGTTTGGGTGGATCATTGTTCCTTGTCAAATTGTAGGGATGGACTGATTGATGCAATCCGTGGATCGACAGCCATAACTATTTCCAATAATTACTTGACACACCATAATAAG GTAATGCTTTTGGGACATAGTGATACCTTCACCAGAGACAAGAACATGCAAGTTACCATTGCTTTTAACCATTTTGGAGAAGGGCTTGTGCAGAGGATGCCaag ATGTAGACATGGATATTTCCATGTTGTGAATAATGACTACACTCATTGGGAGATGTATGCGATTGGTGGAAGTGCTTCTCCTACTATCAACAGCCAAGGCAATAGATTTCTTGCTCCTAATGATGTCTTCAACAAGGAG GTGACAAAACATGAGGATGCACCAGAAAATGAATGGAAGAATTGGAATTGGAGATCTGAAGGAGATTTAATGCTTAATGGAGCTTTTTTCACAAGATCTGGTGCTGGAGCTTCTTCTAGTTATGCCAAATCTTCAAGTTTAAGTGCAAGGCCATCTAGTTTGGTTAATTCTATTACAATGAATGCTGGTGCACTTGGTTGCAAAAAGGGCAAAAGATGctga